From Salvia splendens isolate huo1 chromosome 16, SspV2, whole genome shotgun sequence, a single genomic window includes:
- the LOC121769816 gene encoding CSC1-like protein At1g32090, which produces MATLSDIGMSALINILGAFAFLLAFALLRIQPLNDRVYFTKWYIEGQRSSPSRRGDGLVGRFVNLNYRTYLTFLNWMPQALQMKEPQIIEHAGLDSAVFLRIYRLGLKIFGPIAIVAAIVLFPVNASGGTLFFLQHDLVVNNIDKLSISNIHPKSNKFFVHIGLEYLFTFWACYMLYKEYDKVASMRLSFLASCGRHPAQFTVLVRNVPRDPNRSISETVDNFFHRNHPDYYLCHQGVYKAKKFAKLVKKRIKLQNRLDYSQLKFERNPKKRPTRKKGFLGLWGERVDSIDYFEQQIKDLDEQLTIEREKVIKDPKAVTRAAFVSFKTRWGAAVCAQTQQSKNPTLWLTYWAPEPRDIYWKNLGIPFVSLSIRKLIISVAMFGLIFFYFIPVAFVQSLANIEGLSKAVPFLRPILDRKLVKSFLQGFVPGLALKIFLLLLPSILMMMSKIEGHVAVSVLEQKTAAKYYYFMLVNVFLGSIATGTAFQQLNAFLHQSATEIPRNIGVSIPMKASFFIMYIMIDGWAGIAGEILRLKPLAFFHLKRMFLVKTERDLEKAMRPKGIDFPETLPSLQLYFLLGIVYMAVTPILLPFILVFFAFAYFVYRHQVINVYNQKYESAAAFWPHVHNRIVASLVVSQLLLMGLLSTKKATNSTPLLVVLPILTLTFHKYCKHRFEPAFRNDPLEESMSKDLEDGATELDGEFKSQLMDAYLHPIFHSIEGVEDEVRIEKN; this is translated from the exons ATGGCGACGCTGAGTGATATTGGGATGTCAGCTTTGATCAACATTCTGGGCGCCTTTGCATTCTTGCTTGCGTTTGCTTTGCTGAGGATTCAGCCGCTGAATGACAGAGTGTATTTCACCAAGTGGTACATTGAGGGGCAGAGGAGCAGCCCCAGCCGCCGCGGTGATGGGCTAGTGGGAAGATTTGTCAATCTCAATTACAGGACTTACTTGACTTTCCTCAACTGGATGCCTCAGGCCTTGCAGATGAAAGAGCCTCAGATTATCGAGCATGCTGGTCTTGACTCTGCTGTTTTCTTGAGGATTTACAGACTTGG ATTGAAAATATTCGGACCAATAGCCATTGTTGCTGCAATAGTACTGTTTCCGGTGAATGCATCTGGTGGCACTTTGTTTTTTCTGCAGCACGACTTGGTTGTTAACAACATTGACAAGCTCTCTATATCTAATATTCATCCCAAGTCTAATAA GTTTTTTGTCCACATTGGCCTGGAGTACTTATTTACATTTTGGGCTTGTTACATGCTTTATAAGGAATATGATAAAGTTGCATCGATGAGACTGAGTTTCTTGGCTTCATGTGGCAGGCACCCTGCTCAGTTCACG GTTCTAGTGCGGAATGTTCCTCGTGATCCCAACCGCTCAATATCAGAAACTGTTGACAACTTCTTTCATAGAAACCATCCGGATTACTATCTGTGTCATCAG GGTGTATACAAGGCTAAAAAGTTTGCGAAACTTGTTAAAAAGAGAATTAAGCTTCAAAATCGGCTCGACTACAGTCAGCTGAAGTTTGAGAGAAATCCAAAAAAGAGGCCTACTAGAAAG AAAGGATTTCTTGGACTTTGGGGTGAAAGGGTTGACTCTATTGATTACTTCGAACAACAAATTAAAGATCTCGATGAGCAA TTGACAATTGAACGAGAAAAAGTTATAAAAGACCCTAAAGCCGTCACTCGTGCTGCATTTGTGTCGTTCAAAACGAGATGGGGAGCAGCTGTATGCGCGCAGACCCAACAGAGCAAAAATCCTACGCTTTGGCTGACTTATTGGGCCCCCGAACCCCGTGATATCTATTGGAAGAATCTGGGGATACCATTTGTTTCCCTAAGCATTCGTAAACTCATCATATCAGTAGCTATGTTTGGATTgatcttcttttactttatacCCGTTGCTTTCGTCCAATCATTGGCCAATATTGAAGGACTCTCAAAGGCAGTTCCTTTTCTGAGGCCAATCCTTGACAG GAAGCTGGTGAAGTCGTTTCTACAGGGCTTCGTTCCTGGTCTGGCTCTCAAGATCTTCTTGCTTCTTCTTCCTTCGATTTTAATGATGATGTCGAAGATAGAGGGGCACGTTGCAGTATCTGTGTTAGAACAAAAAACTGCTGCAAAGTACTACTATTTCATGTTAGTCAATGTGTTCTTGGGAAGCATAGCGACTGGGACAGCGTTCCAGCAACTCAATGCTTTTCTTCACCAATCAGCAACCGA GATCCCAAGAAACATCGGTGTATCAATACCGATGAAAGCTAGTTTCTTTATCATGTATATAATGATCGATGGCTGGGCTGGAATTGCCGGAGAAATCCTCCGGTTGAAACCACTAGCGTTTTTCCACCTAAAGCGGATGTTCTTGGTGAAAACTGAACGGGACTTGGAGAAGGCCATGCGCCCTAAAGGAATCGACTTTCCAGAGACTCTACCAAGCCTTCAGTTGTATTTCCTTCTCGGCATTGTATACATGGCTGTTACTCCGATCCTTCTTCCGTTCATTCTGGTCTTCTTCGCCTTCGCCTACTTCGTTTATCGCCACCAG GTCATCAATGTGTATAACCAGAAATATGAGAGCGCCGCCGCATTTTGGCCGCATGTTCATAATCGAATCGTCGCTAGCTTGGTGGTATCACAGCTACTTCTAATGGGGCTATTGAGCACAAAAAAAGCAACAAACTCCACTCCTTTACTTGTGGTTTTGCCAATTCTCACTCTCACCTTTCATAAGTACTGCAAGCATCGGTTCGAGCCGGCTTTTCGAAATGACCCACTCGAG GAATCAATGAGCAAGGATCTTGAAGATGGAGCTACTGAATTAGATGGTGAGTTCAAGTCTCAGTTGATGGACGCGTACTTGCACCCGATTTTCCACTCCATCGAAGGAGTCGAGGATGAGGTCCGGATCGAAAAGAATTAA
- the LOC121771379 gene encoding uncharacterized protein LOC121771379, translating to MKSTSTTTFLLMAAPLLLLILLPSAHASLKPNAKTVVVTNNHTNYLSVRCFSFNDDYTVNHLPSWGHYEFKVTKRVVYPSSTMFNCSTNMGTFVAYRYDYECTGDEYEKCDWRFDEDGAYRWEPKLNVWVGVDYAPNYESLNRGGVIQGFFAN from the coding sequence ATGAAATCCACAAGCACCACCACCTTCCTCCTCATGGCTGCCccactcctcctcctcatcctcctccccTCGGCACACGCAAGCCTAAAACCTAACGCCAAGACTGTGGTGGTGACAAACAACCACACCAACTACCTAAGCGTGCGGTGCTTCTCGTTCAATGATGATTACACGGTGAACCACTTGCCCTCGTGGGGGCACTACGAGTTCAAGGTGACGAAGCGGGTGGTCTACCCTTCCTCCACCATGTTTAATTGCTCCACCAACATGGGCACATTTGTTGCCTATAGATACGACTATGAGTGCACTGGAGATGAGTATGAGAAATGCGACTGGCGATTTGACGAAGATGGTGCTTATAGATGGGAACCTAAGCTCAATGTTTGGGTTGGTGTTGATTATGCCCCTAACTATGAGTCCCTCAATAGAGGTGGTGTCATCCAAGGCTTCTTTGCAAACTAG